One window of the Populus nigra chromosome 4, ddPopNigr1.1, whole genome shotgun sequence genome contains the following:
- the LOC133690540 gene encoding agamous-like MADS-box protein AGL104, giving the protein MGRVKLEIKRIENNTNRQVTFSKRRNGLIKKAYELSVLCDIDIALIMFSPSGRLSHFSGKKRIEDVLARLVNLPDQERQLAIVFPEQGQHQRDIQNKEYVFRTLQQFRNESDIALQLSNPTAINSEELQHEIARLLQRLQLAEEQIRIYEPDPIKFTSMGELESCEKRLVDTLSHVMQRKEYLLSNHLSSFNPSRLEHGMPTSSFDNDMVNWLPDAGSDHAEILHHGAHNHAQIFNASTPLNALRNLSSTMYDSLLQGSHSNAEAHNFREWPGDGNFPQWPPYSSTVLHSNPMSPSLYSQIQHEMVGPNMPDMMPREQVEIPISSPHLQVENDGASYEDNKVPRLDDQEHQTIFEL; this is encoded by the exons ATGGGTCGTGTTAAGCTGGAGATCAAGAGAATAGAAAACAACACCAATCGACAGGTTACGTTTTCAAAACGAAGGAATGGACTCATTAAGAAGGCATATGAGCTTTCTGTCCTTTGTGACATTGATATTGCTCTTATCATGTTCTCTCCCTCTGGCCGTCTTAGTCACTTTTCTGGCAAAAAGAG GATTGAGGATGTGCTAGCTCGTCTCGTTAATCTCCCTGACCAAGAAAGACAACT TGCTATAGTTTTTCCTGAACAAGGCCAACATCAACG TGATATTCAGAACAAAGAG TATGTGTTTAGGACACTACAACAGTTTAGGAACGAGAGTGATATCGCCCTTCAACTTTCCAA CCCAACAGCAATTAACTCGGAG GAACTCCAGCATGAAATTGCAAGGTTACTGCAGCGACTTCAACTAGCAGAGGAACAGATAAG GATATATGAGCCAGACCCGATAAAATTCACGTCCATGGGGGAGCTAGAATCATGCGAAAAACGTCTTGTTGACACCCTATCACATGTCATGCAAAGAAAG GAGTATCTCCTGAGCAACCATCTATCTTCATTTAATCCATCAAGACTAGAG CATGGGATGCCAACCAGCTCTTTCGATAATGATATGGTAAATTGGTTGCCTGATGCTGGTAGCGACCATGCCGAAATCTTGCACCATGGAGCTCACAACCACGCCCAAATCTTCAATGCTTCTACTCCCCTGAACGCTTTAAG GAATCTTTCATCCACAATGTATGATTCATTGTTGCAAGGAAGTCACTCAAATGCAGAGGCACACAACTTCAGGGAGTGGCCTGGTGATGGAAACTTTCCACAGTGGCCACCATATAGTTCAACGGTGCTCCACTCCAACCCCATGTCACCTTCCTTATACTCTCAAATTCAG CATGAAATGGTGGGACCAAATATGCCAGATATGATGCCACGTGAGCAGGTGGAGATTCCAATCAGCAGCCCCCATCTACAGGTGGAAAATGATGGCGCAAGCTATGAAGACAACAAAGTACCTCGACTTGATGATCAAGAGCACCAGACAATCTTTGAATTGTAA
- the LOC133690694 gene encoding low affinity sulfate transporter 3, with protein MGSQPIQTFSVEEQRRRHLNMEDATSQLEMAQWVLNSPDPPGLLQELSSSVREIIFPHGKKHTSSTARRKQQSRAMEFLQGVFPILRWGRDYKASMFKNDLMAGLTLASLSIPQSIGYANLAKLDPQYGLYTSVIPPLIYAIMGSSREIAIGPVAVVSMLLSSMIGEIQDPLADPVAYRNFVFTVTLFAGTFQAIFGLFRLGFLVDFLSHASIVGFMGGAAIVIGLQQLKGLLGISHFTTKTDVVSVLHSAFTSIDHPWSPLNFVLGCSFLIFLLIARFIGRRNKKLFWFPAVAPLVSVILSTLIVFLTKADKHGVKIVRHIKGGLNRSSVHDLQLSGPRVGQAAKIGLISAIVALTEAIAVGRSFASIKGYHIDGNKEMLALGFMNIAGSLSSCYVATGSFSRTAVNFSAGCQTLVSNIVMSITVLVSLEVFTRLLYYTPTAILASIILSALPGLIDIRGAYYIWKVDKLDFIACIGAFFGVLFASVEIGLLAAVTISFARILLNAIRPGIEALGRLPRADVYCDMNQYPMAVKTPGILAVRINSALLCFANANFIRERILRWVTEEVNEIKESTEGGIQAVILDMSNVMNIDTAGILALEELHKELLIHEAQLAIANPKWQVIHKLRLAKFIDRIGRGWIFLTVSEAVDACVSSKLTALANC; from the exons ATGGGTTCTCAGCCAATTCAAACCTTCAGCGTTGAAGAGCAGCGGCGGCGGCATCTTAACATGGAAGATGCTACTAGTCAGCTTGAGATGGCACAGTGGGTGCTGAATTCTCCTGATCCACCAGGCCTATTGCAAGAGCTCAGTAGTTCAGTGAGAGAAATTATTTTCCCTCATGGAAAAAAGCACACTTCATCAACTGCGAGGCGAAAACAACAAAGCCGTGCCATGGAATTCTTGCAAGGGGTATTTCCGATCCTGAGATGGGGTAGGGATTACAAAGCTTCCATGTTTAAAAACGACCTAATGGCAGGTTTAACTCTTGCGAGCCTTAGCATTCCTCAG AGTATTGGATATGCTAATTTAGCAAAACTTGATCCTCAGTATGGCCTGT ATACTAGTGTTATCCCACCTCTGATTTATGCTATAATGGGAAGTTCAAGAGAGATAGCCATCGGCCCTGTAGCTGTGGTATCTATGCTGCTCTCTTCCATGATTGGGGAGATACAAGATCCTTTAGCTGATCCAGTTGCCTATAGAAACTTTGTTTTTACTGTTACCTTGTTTGCTGGAACCTTCCAAGCCATATTTGGACTGTTTAG GTTGGGTTTTCTTGTGGACTTCCTTTCTCATGCATCCATTGTTGGATTTATGGGGGGTGCTGCCATTGTCATTGGTCTTCAGCAACTGAAAGGGCTGCTTGGAATCAGCCATTTCACCACCAAAACTGATGTGGTTTCAGTTCTTCACTCTGCTTTTACATCAATTGACCATCCA TGGAGCCCATTGAATTTCGTCCTCGGTTGTTCATTCCTAATTTTTCTCCTAATTGCCAGGTTTATT GGAAGGAGAAACAAGAAGCTCTTCTGGTTCCCAGCTGTTGCTCCCCTCGTGTCAGTAATACTGTCCactttaattgtgtttttgacAAAAGCTGACAAGCATGGAGTTAAGATTGTAAGACACATCAAAGGAGGCCTGAACCGGAGTTCAGTCCATGACTTACAACTCAGTGGCCCACGAGTGGGGCAAGCAGCCAAAATTGGGCTCATTTCTGCCATTGTTGCTCTTACC GAAGCCATTGCTGTTGGCCGGTCTTTTGCTTCCATAAAGGGCTACCACATTGATGGGAACAAGGAAATGCTTGCCTTAGGCTTCATGAACATTGCAGGATCTTTATCTTCTTGCTACGTTGCAACTG GTTCATTCTCAAGAACTGCTGTGAATTTCAGCGCAGGATGCCAAACATTGGTGTCCAATATAGTAATGTCTATTACAGTACTTGTCTCACTAGAGGTGTTTACTAGGCTCTTGTACTACACTCCCACTGCGATCCTTGCTTCAATCATTCTGTCAGCTCTTCCTGGACTCATTGACATACGGGGAGCTTATTATATCTGGAAAGTTGATAAACTGGACTTCATCGCTTGCATTGGTGCTTTCTTTGGTGTCTTGTTTGCGTCAGTGGAGATTGGTCTTCTAGCTGCG GTCACAATCTCATTTGCAAGGATATTGCTGAATGCCATTAGACCAGGCATAGAAGCACTTGGGAGACTACCAAGAGCTGATGTATACTGTGATATGAACCAATATCCCATGGCCGTTAAAACTCCCGGCATTTTAGCAGTCCGCATCAACTCTGCCTTGCTTTGCTTTGCGAATGCCAATTTTATAAGAGAAAG GATATTAAGGTGGGTGACAGAAGAAgtaaatgaaattaaagaaagcacCGAGGGAGGGATTCAAGCAGTAATTCTTGACATGTCCA ATGTAATGAACATTGACACGGCAGGAATTCTTGCGCTAGAAGAGCTGCACAAGGAGTTGCTCATTCATGAAGCACAA TTAGCTATAGCCAACCCCAAGTGGCAAGTGATTCACAAGCTAAGGTTGGCCAAATTTATAGACAGAATTGGAAGAGGGTGGATTTTCCTCACTGTCAGTGAAGCCGTAGATGCATGTGTTAGCTCTAAATTAACTGCCCTCGCAAACTGTTGA